ACGATCGTCGATGGAATTTTGGGCCATGAAGGCAACGGCCCCAGTGGCGGTGAACCGAAAGAACTGGGCATTTTGGGCGCATCCGCCGATGTATTTGCCCTCGATCGGGCCATTTTAGACATCGTGCAAGTTGATCCAGCGCTCGTGCCAACGATTCGAGCGTCCCGGCGATTGGGTCTCTGTCCTGAACTTGAGGCGATCGCGTTTCCCTTGATGACACCCAAGGAACTCCAAATTGCCGATTGGCAGTTACCCGTTAACATGATGCCGATCGACTTTGGGGCACCTCGGGTCATCAAGTCTACGTTTAAACACCTGTATATTCGGTTTATTAAGGAACCCATGGCAGCCTACGCTGGACGCTAGCCCTTCAGCCAATTTGCTGCGATTAATTGCGCTGCTGTGACTCTACGGCTGCAATCTTGTTGCACCTGAGTCCATGGCTCCTAAGACTAGATAAGTCCCATCCCGATCACCATGGCTCCCATGGTGATCAGGTGTAGCATGACGCCTCCCCAGAGATTTTGGGTTTTGAGGATGAGCCAACCATTGATCACCCCTAGGGGCAGCCCCATTCTTTGAGGATTGTGAAGTGTCCAATCCCCCCTATCACCCAAATGGCTACAATCAACCAGAGGGTCTGTCGGAGGCGATCGGGGGCTGACGCGGCATGATTGACTCTGGATGGATTCAGCACCATAATGCTGCGCCTATTGCTTAAGTATTGCGCCTGTTGCTGAAACTTACCTAGAAGAAAATGCTTGCTGTCAAGCGGTACACCCTGATCCTAATGAAATCCTCAGTGGAAACGCCCAATCTTGAGTTAAGCGTTAACTAAGAACAACCGCCATTTCCGTATCACTCCCCCCAGTTTTATGTCTTTTTTGTAACTCTTGTATCGCCTTGTTACTAAGCTGTTCGATTACCATGTCAGCTAGGTATCTTAAGAAAGTCACCTATTTTCTTAAGCTTTTGCTAAGAGTTACCATGACACCTACAATGCTTCGACAACTGTGGTCTCTGGTGGAAATGAATCAGGCCACGCTGCTTCTCAATCTAGATGATGCTTCCCTCGTACAATGGCTGCTCAAGCAATTTCGAGCAGAACAATCCCTGAATGCTGAAGAAGCTTCCATGGTGGGCCATTATATTCAGTCAAAAATTCCTTTAATTCGTGATCTAGCGGGACAACGCATACCACACATGGCGCTGAGCCGTTCAGTGTAGTCGTTTGCACTGGTTGTGCGGTCTAGGTTCTCTCCATTGCGATTCAAAAGCGCTTATCGAGGGCTGTTCAGAAGTCGGTGATTCGGCGCTAGTTGGTAGACGGACTAGTTGGCGGAAGATCGATGGGTGGCTGGGATTGGGACGATCGCAGCGTACTGGAAACTAAGACAAACCCTAGATAGGCCGGCAGAATCAAAAGAATCAGGCCAATTCCTGCGACGGTAGCCCATTTCAAATTCGCGGGTTTACCGTAGACACTCCGATAGGGATCAATGGGCAGTAGCTCAGACTTCACCACTTCCCGCATCGCGATCGGACGCTTAAACCGGACTCGTCGATCGTCGAGCTTTTCTAACAAAATCCAACCGGCATATCCTTCTTCTTCGCACAATTTTTGCAGCACCTTGGGATCCCGAAACACATCCTGGTAAGCCCGCACAATTTTAAATTCCCACCCCACCAGTCGAGGGTCTGTGCTGCCCTTTTGAGCTTTCGTCACAACATTTTCATCCATCGGATCGATCGTAGTTTTGGAATCATAGGGCGTTAATTGCTCTTCTTCGGTCCAATCTTGACGTTCCTTGAGTTGCTGCCACCGCAGTCCGAGACCCAAAACGAGGCCCTGTAGCCCAAGGCTCCCCATCAATAAACTTAGTAGAGCCAGTTCGCCCATCCTGCCCTTACACCCATGCAGACCACATTGATTGCAAAATCATTGATTGCGAAACCATTGATTGCGAAACCATTGATTACGAAATTAAGTGCGAAATTGATTGCGAACTAGAATTTAACATATCCTTCAATCAACCAATCGGTGTCAATTGATTGTAGTCGCAGTTTTTCCAGTTGTAGCGCTTGGGTCATTGCTTGGAAGCCCAAATCGCCCACGGGGGTCGGTGCATTGACGCCGCCAATGATTTTGGGGGCAATGAAGGCCCAGACTTTTTGGACAGCCCGATCGGCGATCGCCCGTGCCGCCAAGGTGCCACCACATTCCCACAACACCTGCATACAACCCCGATCGTACAAATTTTGCATGACTGCGGCGGGGCTTAAGTCCGCTAGGGCAATCACTTCTACGCCCTGGGCTTGTAGTTTGTCATTGACCTCAGGATTTGCGCCAATTTGGGTAAAGACCAGGGTAGGAGCGATGTCCGTCTGCCACAAATTGGCGATCGTCGGCAGATCCAAGGTGCGACTCATCACCACGCGCAGGGGATTGTGATCCGTGAGGCCGTGGGTGGTCAGGTTGGGATTATCTTGACGAACGGTGTTGCCGCCGATAATGACCGCATCACAGGCCGATCGCAGTTGATGGACTTTTTGCCGTGCGGCTGGCCCCGTAATCCAAGCACTGTGCCCCGTCGTGGTGGCAATTTTGCCATCGATCGTCATGGCATACTTCAAAATCCCAAAGGGCTGATGGTGCAAAATACGATGCGCAAACGCTTCGTTCAATTCCTGGCAGGCGGCAGCTTCCACCCCCACAACGACTTCAATGCCCGCCTCTCGCAGCTTGGCAATGCCCCGTCCCGCCACCTGGGGGTTGGGATCTTCCATGCCAATCACCACCCGATGCAATCCTGCCGCCACGATCGCATCGGCACAGGGCGGTGTCCGACCAAAATGGCTACAGGGTTCCAAATTAACGTAGAGCGTCGCTCCCTGGGCTTGGTCTCCCGCCTGTCGCAGGGCAAAGACTTCAGCATGGGGGTCTCCCGCCCGTGGATGAAACCCTTCCCCCACCACCACTCCGTGCTTGACAATGACAGAACCCACGAGAGGGTTAGGTGCGGTTTTTCCCAAGGCTTGTTTGGCAAGGTCTAAGCACCGTTGGAGATATTGTCGATCGATGTCATTAAACTCAGATGGCGGGAACTCAGGAGATAGATTACGACTAGACATAGTGGTGACGATGGACTGTTTCCATCCTCCCTTTAGGAGGTTGTGTCGTCTACTATACCCAAGCAGGATTCAATCCCCAAGCAGGATTCAATACAGGCGAGAGGTTGAGTAATGTCCCAGAACTTCTTGGCCCCACCGCACTAGATTTTCGGAGCCTTCCATCAGGAGTAAATAATGGCCTCGGCTGATGTGGTGGCGATACAAGCTAGCGACGGTTCCCCCGCCAAAGGCTCCTAAAAAAGTTCCGATCGCAGCGCCTAACAGTCCGCTGGAAAAGCCCACCATGGGAATAATCATCATCGAGGATCCCACCATGGCCCAACTGGGTTGGCGCAGGAATGCTAGGGCTTCGAGTTGACTGTGAATCAGCCAGAATAAGGCCGTGGCAACGACGGTTCCCACGATCGCGCTGACGATCGCCCAGCCCACGGCCTTCCGCACAATGATCTGAATTGGACGCAAGAGGCCAATTCGCTCAGGGCGGCTATACCCTTCACCTACGATCGTTAAATGTTCGGGAGAAATTCCGTGATAGTTCAACAATCGGTAAGCTTGAAATGCAGATACTTCATCTGGAAAAACTTTCACGACCAGATGTGTATTTCGAGGCACCAACCCTTTTTGTCGCAGGAATCGCCTTACCACCGCAGCTATGCCCAGTTTTATAAAAGCTATATTGGCAATTCTAAACGCTCAAACTGAAATTCCCTAGTAGCCACCCATCTAACTTAATCATTGTTTGATGAATCATCGGGTTATGACATGAATCATCAGGGTATGACCAAGGTCTCTCCTGTATTCGATCGCTCAGGGGCGGCAGTGTGAAGGGGGCGTTTGGTCAAAGGGGGCTGGGGCGAACTTGGTTGGGGCGAACTTGATTGGGGCGAACTTGGTTGGGGCGATCGCCCTAGGACCCCTGTGCGTACTATGTGTGTGTACTATGGAAGGATTCAGGTTTTGTTGAAATTATTGTTTGGTGGATCCCTATGCCTCCCCGTTGGTCTCGTGTTCCCACTCGTCAAGATCCGGAGTATCGCAAGCTCGACGATCGTGTGACGTTTGCCACCCATGTTGCTGGCTTTCTTGCGGTGAATTCTGGCGTATGGTTTGTGCGACAGGTGCAGTATGCCGATTGGCCTTGGACACTTTGGCTGACGGGCCTATGGGGTTTAGTTTTAGTCGGCCATGGTGTTTACGTGTTTACGATCGCCGACTACAGCGATGCTCCTAAGGATTCCTAACCCTCGGGATTTGTCCATGGGACTCATTCGTTCGCCTAATTCATTCACTGAATGAGTCTTAGTTCACCGAACCAGTCTCAGGTTATTGAAGATTTTTGCGGTTCAGGATGCTACATTCTGGACTCGCTCGCTAAATTCTCTCTTGCTGAATAAGGAGTAGAGCCTATGGCACGCAATTCATCGCAGGCGATCGAATCCCTTGCTGCGGAGATTGGTGAAAATATTTACATCGATATCGCCAAGTGGCACCTTTACCTAGCAGAGGCTAAGTTGCATACCGTGTTGGCGGAGCAACTGTTTCCCCTTCTGGAAAGCGGTAGGGTGGATGAAAGTGCAGTCACCCAGGTTTTGCAGCAAATTTCTGTGAAGGTCGGTGGGGGCAAGCGGGAACTGCCCTTGAGCGATCTGTTGCCGATGCAATGCCAGGTAAATTTGCTCGATCTGCTGGA
This genomic window from Alkalinema sp. FACHB-956 contains:
- the ribD gene encoding bifunctional diaminohydroxyphosphoribosylaminopyrimidine deaminase/5-amino-6-(5-phosphoribosylamino)uracil reductase RibD — translated: MSSRNLSPEFPPSEFNDIDRQYLQRCLDLAKQALGKTAPNPLVGSVIVKHGVVVGEGFHPRAGDPHAEVFALRQAGDQAQGATLYVNLEPCSHFGRTPPCADAIVAAGLHRVVIGMEDPNPQVAGRGIAKLREAGIEVVVGVEAAACQELNEAFAHRILHHQPFGILKYAMTIDGKIATTTGHSAWITGPAARQKVHQLRSACDAVIIGGNTVRQDNPNLTTHGLTDHNPLRVVMSRTLDLPTIANLWQTDIAPTLVFTQIGANPEVNDKLQAQGVEVIALADLSPAAVMQNLYDRGCMQVLWECGGTLAARAIADRAVQKVWAFIAPKIIGGVNAPTPVGDLGFQAMTQALQLEKLRLQSIDTDWLIEGYVKF
- a CDS encoding 2TM domain-containing protein — translated: MPPRWSRVPTRQDPEYRKLDDRVTFATHVAGFLAVNSGVWFVRQVQYADWPWTLWLTGLWGLVLVGHGVYVFTIADYSDAPKDS
- a CDS encoding DUF3181 family protein; its protein translation is MARNSSQAIESLAAEIGENIYIDIAKWHLYLAEAKLHTVLAEQLFPLLESGRVDESAVTQVLQQISVKVGGGKRELPLSDLLPMQCQVNLLDLLEEFQRNL